The genomic interval TGATAATTGCAGCGGTAGGACTAACGCCAGAATCCCGTAGCGGATAGATTTTATTATCTTCAAAATCAAAAACCGCCCCTCCGTAAACACTTACTGCGGGGATGAGTGTTTTCCATTTAAATTTATTATTAGCATGATAGCTATATAAATTTATTTCTTCTTTTGAATATTTATAAGGATCGTAAAGAAGATACTTTGCACCCACTTGTAGTGTCTCTATACCCGCTTTTATTTCTGGATTTGACGTTCCAGACGTAAAGTTTACCTCATTACGTTGGTATCTAAAATCAGCATTAAGCTCTAATTGCTCAAATAATAGGCCATATCTAAGGGCTGCATTAAAGCCAGTGATATCTGTATCTGTTCTTAATAATTCGTGAGAATCATTTCCTATGTCAAAACCAGTTTCTAGTTGCGCTACAGATCTACCTACACTAAAAGCACCTTGTGATTCACCAGGTCTATTAGAATTTATAGTTTCTGTATACTGTGCATTTATAGTAAGGCTTACGGAAATGACACCTAATATTAATAAGCGGTCTATAAGTTTTTTCATAGAGAAGGGTTAATATTCAAATATATGAGAATTTATCTTTTTTTTAAGCTTATGTGCAGTATTGTTGCGCTCATTAATTATTAATTTTGAATCAAAATTATTTAAATATGCTATTAGTAGCAGAAATTCCAAGTTTTTTAAAAACTCTAGCGATAATCTTGCTTATCTATTTTGTGCTTCGCTTCCTAGGTAGATTAGCGTGGCCATACATAGTTAGATACCTCACAAAAAAAGCAGGTGAAAAAATGCAGAGCGCCTTCAAAGGCTTTCAGCAGCAGACTACTAAAACTCAAATGCCACCAAAGGATGTTCCTAAAAAGTCTAGTGAAGTTGTTGGGGAATATATTGATTACGAAGAAATAGATTAGAATTTCATTTATTCATAAATAATTTGAAGAAAGTTTACAGTTAAAGACTTTCTGTATGAATGAAATGGGATTAAAATGTTGAACAACGTATCTTCGCTGCATGTCAACACTTGTACAAATTAACGTTTTACCTCATCAAACAGAAGATGATGATTATATTGCAGAGCTAGCTTTTAAAAAAGCTAGACTTAGAGCAGATGATGTACGGGAGTGGGACATCCGAAAGCGTAGTATCGATGCACGTAAATCTCCAGTAAAAATTTCGCTCCAAATCGAGTTTTGGAAAAAGGACGAAGAGCGACCTAAAATACCACCATTCATTCCTCAAGATGTTTCTCAGGCTCCAGAGATTGCCATTATAGGCGCTGGACCTGCAGGTTTGTATGCTGCTTTGAGAGCCGTAGAGGGCGGACTCAAGCCAATAGTGTATGAACGTGGTAAAGATGTAAGAGCAAGACGCCGGGATCTTGCTGCTATTAATAAAGAACATATTGTAAATCCAGAATCAAACTACTGTTTTGGAGAAGGAGGAGCTGGTACCTATTCTGATGGTAAACTATATACGCGATCTAAAAAGAGAGGTAATGTTTTAAAAGCATTAGAGTGGTTTGTCCATTTCGGCGCGGTAGAAGATATTCTAGTAGATGCACATCCTCATATAGGAACAAATAAACTACCTAAGATCATCACTGCTATGCGTGAAGCCATCATTGAATACGGTGGAGAAGTTCATTTTAATAGCAAGCTCACAGACATAAGTGTTAAGGATAATGCGATAGAAGCCATCCAAATTAATGAGGGAAAGTGGTTATCTTATTCTAATGTTATTTTAGCTACGGGACATAGTGCACGAGATATATTTTACTTATTACATAAACGTAATATTAAAATTGAGGCAAAGCCTTTTGCCATAGGCGTGCGTATTGAGCATAAACAGGAATTAATTGATAATATTCAATATCACTCAGATGGAGATAACCCGTATTTACCACCAGCATCGTATAGTTTAGTACAGCAGGTAGATGGTATGGGAGTATATTCTTTTTGTATGTGTCCAGGAGGGATTATTGCACCTTGTGCAACCGCTCAAGAAGAGATCGTCACTAATGGTTGGAGCCCTAGCAAACGTGATAATCCTTATGCAAATTCTGGTATTGTAGTAAGTGTTACCCCAGAAGACTTACCTAACTATAAAGAAGGAGATCCATTTGTATGCTTAGATTTTCAAAAATCTGTAGAGCGTTCCTGCTGGGAAGCTGCTGGTAAAACACAAGCTGCACCTGCACAGCGCATGCGAGATTTTGTTGATGGTCGGGTGTCTAAAAACTTTCCGAAAACCTCTTATCAGCCAGGCATTGTTTCAGTAGACCTCAATAAAGTACTTCCTAACATTCTTTCTAAAAGACTTAAAAAAGCATTTGTCGCTTTCGGTAAAAAGATGAAAGGATACCTAACTAACGAGGCAATCATTCATGCTCCAGAAAGCCGTACCTCTTCACCGGTTTCTATCCCACGTAAATGGGAAACATTAGAGCATGTGGATATTAAAGGTTTGTATCCTTGTGGGGAAGGAGCGGGTTATGCTGGAGGAATCATTTCTGCAGCTATTGATGGTATTAATTGTGTAGATAAGATAGTAGAAAAAATTGTTGAAAAGTAAAAAGGTATCACGCTTTCGCGAAAGCGCAACACCCTTTATACTATTTGCATTTTTAATAATTAAGGATAAATTCACCTATTTCTTAACCATAGTTTTCTTTATCAAATTACCATTTACTTGAATTGTTGCAAAATAAATGCCTGGAGGCAAATGCTGAATCTGAACCGCATTAGATGATTTGAGATTACCCTCTAAAACAGTAGCTCCTGTCACATTAGTGATTAAGAGATCTCCAAAAGTGTCGTTTGAATTTGTAGATACAATACGTACTTCATCAGCCATCGGATTGGGAAAAAGAGTCACATTTTCATTAGAGATTTCTAGAGCACCTGTTGTTGAAGGGGAGTTGTCAAATTCAATAAACCCTGGGCAATTCATTATTTGACTATACGACCCGCCACAAGAATTATCTTGGTATACTGAAGTATTCGTAGGTTGCGCCTCTGCTTGTAAAGTACTACCGTCTATTCTTAACCAATCTATCTCAGCATCTCTTGTATAGCTATCGTTAATGTAGGTTATTCGGGGAGTTCCAGTTACCGTGGTAGCAACTGTAAACTCTTTGAAGTTTTTACTTAAATTAAATGTGCCTAAGGTAGTTTGGTCAATTACCAGCTCAATTTTTTCTTCACCTGTAACACCTTTAGCTCGAATAGTATATTGCGTATCAGAATTAGATGGTCGTGAAATAAAAGTCGTTTTATTTAAATTAAAAGCCCCATCATTAAAAGAAAACCTCATAACTTGGTCCTTTCCTCCGGCTATAAAAATATCTCTTAACGTCACCGTTTCCCATTGTTGCCATCCAGAAGTATTAGGTACAGCAATTGTACCCAAAGAAGTGCCTTCTAGACTTAAACTAATAGATTTATTAGAAGATCTTGTGCTGGCTACTCTAAATTCTATATCATACGTGCCTGCCGTAATATTTGAAATGGTATACTCAAGCCACTCTCCGTCTGTTGTAAATCCTACGTTATGACCTCCTCCCGTATCTGTCGTAGGCTCTTTGTCTACATCATCTGAGCGTAGTGAATTCCCGTAATTGCCGCTAGTACTATCAAAGTAAGCAACCGAGTTACCGCCGTTATCATAATCTTCTGCTTCTATAGTACCGGGTATGTTATGAATAGCATAGGCGGTTTGATTAGTAGGTGAAGGAGTAATAGAAGTGGTCCAGTTTTTAATGATATCCTGCACAAAGAAACCAATGGTAGTTAAATTATTAGCGATTAGCCCATTTATACCAGTTCCAGAAGCAACTACAGAAGCACCTTCGTTTTTGTCACTAATAGACCAATTTGCGTGGCTGATGTGATTTTCTTTTAAAAATTCCATCCATTTATTGGTCTCTTCGATTGCGGCACCTCCATCACCATTAGCATTTACTGCACCCCACTCTGTAACAAAAAGCGCAATCCCGTTATTCATAGCAGTTCTAGCGTCATTACGCAAAGACTCACCATGTGTTCCTGCGTAAAAGTGCAGTGTGTACGCAGTGTTCTGATCGTTAAGGGGATTAAGCGATGCTTGTGTAACTTTTTGAGAGTAAAAAGAGGTACCTACAACGATTAAATTGTCGGGATCGTTTGATCTTATTGCCTGTGTAACAGCTTCTGCGTACGCTTTTATTTCTGACCAGGGTTGCCCAATAGGTTCATTGTAAACTTCATAAATAACATTGGGATAAGATCCGTAAAGCTGAGACATTTCTGTAAAGAATTGTACAGCTTGATTTTGATAATCTTCTGCATTATGGGAATGCCAGTCTATAATCACATAGATACCTTCTGCAATAGCCGCATCTACAATAGCGATTACTTTTGCTTTTTCTTGAGCTGGATTAGAAATATATCCATTGTAATCTTCTACGCCCATTGCCGCTCTTATTATTGAAGAATTCCATTCTGGTCCAGCAATTTTTGAGACAGTTTGTGCAGTATAAAATTGGGCTCCTTCACTGTAATTACTCCAGAAAATACTATTTCCTGCAAGACTTATGGGGGAGCCAGACTGGTTGGTAACTTTGTTACCAGTAACGGTGAGACGGCCATTTTGCTCAACGACGCTTTGAGCAGTTATCAGTAACATACTTGAACTAAACCATAAAATAAGTAGTAAGGCTAGCGTAAGCTTTGGGAAACTATTAAAATAACTAATTACGTGGGTAGGGGTACTTTTTTTCATAATTAAATTTTTAATTTATAAGAAGATTTAAAATATTTATACGTTCATAAATGTAATTTAGATTGAAGTTTGTAAGAATTTACTTTTAAATATACTTTAGATATCTGTAAAGTACATTATATGTCTTTAAAATACCAATGTACATAAAATCTTTTAACTTCCTCTAATTATTTTATGAGATGGGTTGAAACTACTATTTTTACAAGGTGAGTAATCGTGTAAAAATTATTGAATGTCCTCGAGATGCTATGCAAGGCATTAAGCAATGGATCCCTACTGAAAAAAAAGTACAGTATATACAATCTCTATTGCGTTGTGGTTTTGATACCATTGATGTAGGAAGTTTTGTATCTCCTAAGGCGATTCCACAAATGAAAGATAGCGCGTCTGTCTTAGAACAATTAGATCTTTCAAAAACAGATAGTAAACTCCTAACCATTGTTGCGAACCTTCGTGGTGCCCAAGAGGCTGTAAAGCATGATATGGTAGATTATTTAGGCTATCCTTTTTCTATTTCTGAGAATTTCCAGATGCGTAACACTCATAAAACGATTGACCAATCTGTTGAGCTATTAAAAGAAGTTATAGCCCTCGCTCACAAGCATGATAAAGAACTTGTCGTGTATATTTCCATGGGATTTGGGAATCCATACGGAGATCCGTGGAATGTAGATATCGTAGGGGAGTGGACGGATAAATTATACCAAATGGGAGTGAAAATTCTCTCACTCTCTGA from Dokdonia sp. Hel_I_53 carries:
- a CDS encoding transporter, giving the protein MKKLIDRLLILGVISVSLTINAQYTETINSNRPGESQGAFSVGRSVAQLETGFDIGNDSHELLRTDTDITGFNAALRYGLLFEQLELNADFRYQRNEVNFTSGTSNPEIKAGIETLQVGAKYLLYDPYKYSKEEINLYSYHANNKFKWKTLIPAVSVYGGAVFDFEDNKIYPLRDSGVSPTAAIITQHNWGPWVWVNNVIFDRISSTYPTTSWITTMTHSFSSKFAGFGEYQIISGDLYADYLFRGGAAYLITDDFQIDVSGLINLKNTPSRWNVSAGLSYRLDLHKKDDILKDTSKDTKKIGTSKKASRKSSSSKRKRKDGINPDGL
- a CDS encoding NAD(P)/FAD-dependent oxidoreductase, which encodes MSTLVQINVLPHQTEDDDYIAELAFKKARLRADDVREWDIRKRSIDARKSPVKISLQIEFWKKDEERPKIPPFIPQDVSQAPEIAIIGAGPAGLYAALRAVEGGLKPIVYERGKDVRARRRDLAAINKEHIVNPESNYCFGEGGAGTYSDGKLYTRSKKRGNVLKALEWFVHFGAVEDILVDAHPHIGTNKLPKIITAMREAIIEYGGEVHFNSKLTDISVKDNAIEAIQINEGKWLSYSNVILATGHSARDIFYLLHKRNIKIEAKPFAIGVRIEHKQELIDNIQYHSDGDNPYLPPASYSLVQQVDGMGVYSFCMCPGGIIAPCATAQEEIVTNGWSPSKRDNPYANSGIVVSVTPEDLPNYKEGDPFVCLDFQKSVERSCWEAAGKTQAAPAQRMRDFVDGRVSKNFPKTSYQPGIVSVDLNKVLPNILSKRLKKAFVAFGKKMKGYLTNEAIIHAPESRTSSPVSIPRKWETLEHVDIKGLYPCGEGAGYAGGIISAAIDGINCVDKIVEKIVEK
- a CDS encoding hydroxymethylglutaryl-CoA lyase; the encoded protein is MSNRVKIIECPRDAMQGIKQWIPTEKKVQYIQSLLRCGFDTIDVGSFVSPKAIPQMKDSASVLEQLDLSKTDSKLLTIVANLRGAQEAVKHDMVDYLGYPFSISENFQMRNTHKTIDQSVELLKEVIALAHKHDKELVVYISMGFGNPYGDPWNVDIVGEWTDKLYQMGVKILSLSDTVGSSDPKTIDYLFSNLIPSYTDVEFGAHLHTTPTKWHEKVDAAYKAGCRRFDGAIQGFGGCPMAKDELTGNMPTEKLVSYFSSVKANDNVNTMSFESSYNEALKVFQMYH
- a CDS encoding cellulase family glycosylhydrolase encodes the protein MKKSTPTHVISYFNSFPKLTLALLLILWFSSSMLLITAQSVVEQNGRLTVTGNKVTNQSGSPISLAGNSIFWSNYSEGAQFYTAQTVSKIAGPEWNSSIIRAAMGVEDYNGYISNPAQEKAKVIAIVDAAIAEGIYVIIDWHSHNAEDYQNQAVQFFTEMSQLYGSYPNVIYEVYNEPIGQPWSEIKAYAEAVTQAIRSNDPDNLIVVGTSFYSQKVTQASLNPLNDQNTAYTLHFYAGTHGESLRNDARTAMNNGIALFVTEWGAVNANGDGGAAIEETNKWMEFLKENHISHANWSISDKNEGASVVASGTGINGLIANNLTTIGFFVQDIIKNWTTSITPSPTNQTAYAIHNIPGTIEAEDYDNGGNSVAYFDSTSGNYGNSLRSDDVDKEPTTDTGGGHNVGFTTDGEWLEYTISNITAGTYDIEFRVASTRSSNKSISLSLEGTSLGTIAVPNTSGWQQWETVTLRDIFIAGGKDQVMRFSFNDGAFNLNKTTFISRPSNSDTQYTIRAKGVTGEEKIELVIDQTTLGTFNLSKNFKEFTVATTVTGTPRITYINDSYTRDAEIDWLRIDGSTLQAEAQPTNTSVYQDNSCGGSYSQIMNCPGFIEFDNSPSTTGALEISNENVTLFPNPMADEVRIVSTNSNDTFGDLLITNVTGATVLEGNLKSSNAVQIQHLPPGIYFATIQVNGNLIKKTMVKK
- a CDS encoding DUF4834 family protein, which codes for MNQNYLNMLLVAEIPSFLKTLAIILLIYFVLRFLGRLAWPYIVRYLTKKAGEKMQSAFKGFQQQTTKTQMPPKDVPKKSSEVVGEYIDYEEID